A genomic region of Arachis hypogaea cultivar Tifrunner chromosome 5, arahy.Tifrunner.gnm2.J5K5, whole genome shotgun sequence contains the following coding sequences:
- the LOC112802113 gene encoding protein SPEAR3 isoform X2, producing the protein MGSSYFGEPNMNNESSRGGSSRKGKKNNQEKQPKQPQRGLGVAQLEKIRLHGEIASTYNNPNHPPLHHHHHPSNYPSNFTNEDPRVQTPYYSSVPSSSSFSYSSSSTSYSSPSYGFQPNVVMGLQEYERTNIRYGDSQTTNTARSYYVCPIQMGTSCKCHHGASAQHYYYTFS; encoded by the exons ATGGGAAGCAGTTATTTTGGAGAACCAAACATGAACAACGAAAGTAGTAGAGGAGGATCTTcaagaaaagggaagaagaacAACCAAGAGAAGCAACCAAAGCAACCACAAAGAGGACTTGGTGTTGCTCAATTGGAAAAGATTAGATTACATGGTGAAATTGCTTCTACTTACAATAATCCTAATCACCctcctcttcatcatcatcatcatccatctaATTACCCCTCTAATTTCACCAAT GAAGATCCAAGAGTGCAAACACCATACTACTCATCAgtgccatcatcatcatcattttcttaCTCATCTTCATCTACATCATACTCATCACCCTCCTATGGATTCCAACCCAACGTTGTG ATGGGCCTACAAGAATATGAAAGGACAAACATAAGATATGGAGATTCTCAGACAACTAATACAGCAAG ATCTTATTATGTATGTCCAATTCAGATGGGAACATCATGCAAATGCCATCATGGAGCCTCAGCACAACACTACTACTATACCTTTTCTTAG
- the LOC112802113 gene encoding protein SPEAR3 isoform X1 yields the protein MGSSYFGEPNMNNESSRGGSSRKGKKNNQEKQPKQPQRGLGVAQLEKIRLHGEIASTYNNPNHPPLHHHHHPSNYPSNFTNEDPRVQTPYYSSVPSSSSFSYSSSSTSYSSPSYGFQPNVVMGLQEYERTNIRYGDSQTTNTARWEHHANAIMEPQHNTTTIPFLSLYDSKKHRDGSSSQNSESSDNQEPDLELRLSL from the exons ATGGGAAGCAGTTATTTTGGAGAACCAAACATGAACAACGAAAGTAGTAGAGGAGGATCTTcaagaaaagggaagaagaacAACCAAGAGAAGCAACCAAAGCAACCACAAAGAGGACTTGGTGTTGCTCAATTGGAAAAGATTAGATTACATGGTGAAATTGCTTCTACTTACAATAATCCTAATCACCctcctcttcatcatcatcatcatccatctaATTACCCCTCTAATTTCACCAAT GAAGATCCAAGAGTGCAAACACCATACTACTCATCAgtgccatcatcatcatcattttcttaCTCATCTTCATCTACATCATACTCATCACCCTCCTATGGATTCCAACCCAACGTTGTG ATGGGCCTACAAGAATATGAAAGGACAAACATAAGATATGGAGATTCTCAGACAACTAATACAGCAAG ATGGGAACATCATGCAAATGCCATCATGGAGCCTCAGCACAACACTACTACTATACCTTTTCTTAGCCTATAT gACTCAAAAAAGCATAGAGATGGTTCAAGCAGTCAGAACTCTGAATCAAGTGACAATCAAGAACCAGATTTGGAGCTAAGATTATCTCTTTGA